In Robbsia sp. KACC 23696, a single window of DNA contains:
- a CDS encoding ABC transporter permease, with protein MNATEASALLSSTVVAAVPLMLAGLGELVVEKSGVINLGVEGMMLVGAVSGYAIATSTGDPWLGIAGAIVAGMAMALVFAFVTIGLRANQIATGLALTIFGTGLSAYIGKPYTSAILSHSIGAWPIPVLSTLPVVGPAFFSLSPISYLAFLAFPGVAWFLYRTKAGLTLRAVGEAPEVAHAMGFPVQGIRYASALFGGAMAGLAGGYYAIVYLHVWQEQLTAGRGWIALALVVFATWRPFRLLAGALIFGAVTAGQFFAQGSGLAVPTQFLAMLPYIVTIVVLVLMSRNQTMIRLNAPASLGKSSPIA; from the coding sequence ATGAATGCAACAGAAGCCTCGGCGCTGCTGTCCAGCACAGTCGTCGCCGCCGTCCCCTTGATGCTGGCCGGCCTCGGAGAATTGGTCGTCGAAAAATCGGGCGTCATCAATCTGGGGGTCGAGGGCATGATGCTCGTCGGCGCCGTCAGCGGCTATGCGATCGCCACCAGTACCGGCGATCCCTGGCTCGGCATCGCCGGTGCGATAGTGGCGGGCATGGCGATGGCCTTGGTGTTCGCCTTCGTGACCATCGGATTGCGAGCGAATCAGATTGCCACCGGCTTGGCCTTGACCATTTTCGGCACGGGCCTGTCCGCCTATATCGGAAAGCCCTATACATCGGCCATCTTGAGCCATTCGATTGGCGCATGGCCGATCCCGGTACTCTCGACGCTCCCGGTGGTGGGTCCGGCCTTTTTCTCCTTATCGCCGATTTCCTATCTCGCTTTTCTGGCCTTTCCCGGTGTCGCCTGGTTCCTGTACCGCACCAAGGCCGGCTTGACCTTGCGCGCCGTTGGCGAAGCGCCGGAAGTCGCACACGCGATGGGCTTTCCCGTGCAGGGCATCCGCTACGCGAGCGCGCTATTCGGCGGCGCGATGGCGGGCCTCGCCGGCGGCTATTATGCGATCGTCTACCTGCACGTCTGGCAGGAGCAATTGACGGCCGGGCGTGGTTGGATCGCCCTTGCGCTCGTGGTGTTCGCGACATGGCGCCCGTTCCGCCTGCTGGCCGGCGCGCTGATCTTCGGCGCCGTGACAGCCGGCCAATTCTTCGCGCAAGGCAGCGGCTTGGCGGTCCCGACGCAATTCCTGGCAATGCTCCCCTACATCGTCACCATCGTCGTACTCGTTCTGATGTCGCGCAATCAAACAATGATCCGGCTGAATGCGCCGGCGTCACTGGGCAAGTCCTCGCCGATTGCTTGA
- a CDS encoding porin, with the protein MKPVVRRARRISVKACAVNVALTALTAAAAVTATPASAQSNVTLYGQVDEWVGVTRFPANKTAWNVSGGGMSTSFWGMQGAEDLGGGYKAVFALESFLRAQNGQYGRFAGDTFFARNAYVGIDSPYGKVTAGRLTTELFVSTILFNPFADSYTFSPMVYHVYLGLSTFPTYTTDQGAVGDSGWNNAIQYSSPNYNGLSGNAMYAFGDSAGNNGKKKWSAQALYFHGAFAATAVYQYVNFNSTPGDIGSLVSGNATILGLRSQGIAQVGMTYDLKFLKFYGQYMYTQNEQDVGSWHVNTLQGGVSAPIGLGSAMASYVYSRDGGGLNQTHSTWAVGYDYRLSKSTDIYAAYMYDHYDNMSTGMTYGIGLRTKF; encoded by the coding sequence ATGAAACCAGTCGTCCGCCGCGCGCGTCGCATTTCCGTTAAGGCATGCGCCGTCAACGTCGCCCTCACCGCTCTGACTGCTGCCGCCGCGGTGACCGCAACGCCGGCATCGGCGCAATCCAATGTGACGCTGTATGGACAGGTCGACGAATGGGTCGGCGTTACCCGCTTCCCGGCGAACAAAACGGCATGGAACGTCAGCGGCGGGGGGATGTCCACGTCGTTCTGGGGCATGCAAGGCGCGGAAGATCTGGGCGGTGGGTATAAAGCGGTGTTCGCGTTGGAAAGCTTCCTGCGTGCGCAGAACGGGCAATACGGTCGCTTTGCCGGCGATACCTTTTTTGCGCGGAACGCCTATGTCGGAATCGATTCACCGTACGGCAAGGTCACCGCAGGCCGGCTGACGACGGAACTGTTCGTCTCGACGATTCTGTTCAATCCCTTCGCCGATTCGTACACGTTCTCGCCGATGGTGTATCACGTCTACCTGGGGCTCTCGACGTTCCCGACGTATACGACGGATCAAGGCGCGGTAGGCGACTCTGGCTGGAACAACGCGATTCAATACTCATCGCCGAATTATAACGGCCTGAGCGGCAATGCCATGTATGCGTTCGGGGACAGCGCGGGCAATAACGGCAAGAAGAAGTGGAGCGCACAGGCGCTCTACTTCCACGGCGCTTTCGCCGCCACCGCGGTATATCAATATGTGAACTTCAACAGCACGCCAGGCGACATCGGCAGTCTCGTCAGCGGCAACGCGACGATATTGGGATTGCGGAGCCAAGGCATCGCGCAGGTCGGAATGACCTATGACCTGAAATTCCTGAAATTCTACGGCCAGTACATGTACACGCAGAACGAGCAGGATGTCGGCAGCTGGCACGTCAATACGCTGCAGGGCGGCGTGTCGGCGCCCATCGGTCTGGGCAGCGCGATGGCATCGTACGTCTACTCGCGCGACGGGGGCGGCCTCAATCAGACGCATTCGACCTGGGCCGTCGGCTATGACTACCGTCTCTCGAAATCAACCGACATCTACGCCGCCTATATGTACGACCACTACGACAATATGTCGACCGGCATGACCTATGGTATCGGTCTGCGCACGAAGTTCTGA
- the uraH gene encoding hydroxyisourate hydrolase, producing the protein MNGRLTTHVLDIATGRPAAGMALTLERVNEKGGTEALGRWTTNADGRCDAPLLQGDALIEGQYQLCFAAGDYFRAQAATADLAEPRFVDVVVLRFGIADALAHYHVPLLVSPWAYSTYRGS; encoded by the coding sequence GTGAACGGCAGATTGACAACGCATGTCCTCGATATCGCGACGGGCCGTCCCGCCGCCGGCATGGCATTGACGCTCGAGCGGGTGAACGAGAAGGGCGGCACCGAAGCGCTGGGACGGTGGACGACCAATGCGGATGGCCGATGCGATGCACCGCTGCTGCAAGGCGACGCATTGATCGAAGGCCAATATCAACTGTGTTTTGCCGCAGGCGATTACTTTCGGGCGCAGGCCGCGACGGCAGACCTCGCCGAGCCCCGTTTCGTCGACGTCGTGGTGTTGCGCTTCGGGATCGCCGATGCGCTCGCCCACTACCACGTGCCCTTGCTTGTCTCGCCATGGGCCTACAGCACCTATCGCGGAAGCTGA
- a CDS encoding LysR family transcriptional regulator, which yields MLLMSRFAKYFAVVSKAGSIRRASETLHVSPSAIDRQLLQAEEDLGVPLFERVPGGLRLTAAGELVADTLRRWSKDHGRLLSQIEDLQGLKRGHVQVAVIDALAEGLVPDVVEAAAVAFPGVTVGVRVLDNEAVAQQVASGDVDLGLLLWPPVSHATQGIQVRASIPVPLGLAVPIDHPLARRTALSVADTLPFRIIVPGAPLVIHEQTKALYRQHRVDVDQFMTCNNTQLIRALVRKRTGVGVLSWIDAAADVLQGRLAFVPFQASRIPTLALSLCVSTHSQPSRAARELMQRFEEAMQVYSPVGRPERPVVAERRDGAGKSARAGRAAPRRDDGASQ from the coding sequence ATGCTATTGATGTCCCGATTTGCGAAGTATTTCGCTGTGGTGAGTAAGGCGGGCAGCATTCGCAGGGCATCCGAGACCTTGCATGTCTCGCCGTCCGCCATCGATCGGCAGCTTTTGCAGGCGGAAGAGGATTTGGGGGTGCCGCTGTTCGAGCGCGTGCCGGGCGGCTTGCGCCTGACCGCTGCGGGCGAGTTGGTGGCGGATACGCTGCGGCGCTGGTCGAAGGACCATGGGCGCCTGCTTTCTCAAATTGAGGATCTGCAAGGGCTGAAGCGGGGACACGTCCAGGTCGCCGTCATCGATGCACTCGCCGAAGGGCTGGTGCCCGACGTGGTCGAGGCCGCCGCCGTCGCGTTTCCAGGCGTGACGGTGGGAGTGCGGGTCTTGGATAACGAGGCGGTCGCGCAGCAGGTAGCATCGGGCGACGTCGATCTTGGACTGCTGCTTTGGCCGCCGGTATCGCACGCGACGCAAGGCATCCAGGTGCGCGCGTCGATACCGGTGCCGTTGGGGCTGGCCGTGCCGATCGATCATCCGTTGGCGCGGCGCACGGCGTTATCGGTTGCCGATACGCTGCCGTTCCGAATCATCGTACCCGGCGCGCCGCTCGTGATCCATGAGCAGACCAAGGCCTTGTATCGCCAACATCGCGTCGATGTCGACCAATTCATGACCTGCAACAACACGCAATTGATCCGCGCGTTGGTGCGCAAGCGGACTGGTGTCGGCGTGTTGAGCTGGATCGATGCGGCCGCCGATGTATTGCAGGGGCGGCTGGCCTTCGTCCCGTTTCAGGCATCGCGGATACCGACTTTGGCGCTGAGTCTATGTGTGTCCACGCACAGTCAGCCGTCGCGCGCCGCGCGAGAATTGATGCAGCGCTTCGAGGAAGCGATGCAAGTCTATTCGCCGGTAGGGCGTCCTGAGCGTCCCGTGGTGGCCGAACGGCGCGACGGGGCAGGGAAGTCGGCACGCGCCGGCCGTGCCGCCCCGCGACGTGACGATGGGGCGAGCCAATGA
- a CDS encoding FAD-dependent monooxygenase gives MKTQALDIIVAGAGIGGLGAALALQRAGHRVRVLERTQALRPVGAAISIWPNGVRVLRALGVGAPIDAAAGMMERMAYHDREGRLMARFSLQPLYDAVRERAKPIARMTLQRLLLDVVGEQHVQLGARCERYEQDEDGVKVQLADGRTLRADLFVVSDGSRSQLRNQVAGEPIPRRYRGYINWNGRIRIAPELGAPDEWTQYVGDHQRVSLMPMGGGEFYFFFDVPVADPAMLGIPFERGAVNPMPDPATAAIAHLASGDDPERHRRVLSHYFDGWPAPVRYLIDNMDPSLIASVAIHDTDLVPTLADGRVVMIGDAAHAMAPDLGQGGCQALEDAWVLARALDADAATDIAAALRDYEQQRLPRVHSIVERARKRAAVIHGDDPAQTQAWYDALRMETGAEVIAGLQKTAEGGPL, from the coding sequence ATGAAAACGCAAGCGCTGGATATCATCGTCGCGGGCGCCGGCATCGGTGGCCTCGGGGCCGCGTTGGCGTTGCAGCGCGCCGGCCATCGTGTGCGCGTGCTGGAGCGCACGCAGGCACTGCGGCCGGTCGGCGCGGCAATCTCGATTTGGCCGAACGGTGTTCGCGTCCTGCGCGCCCTCGGCGTGGGCGCGCCGATCGACGCCGCGGCGGGCATGATGGAGCGGATGGCTTACCACGACAGAGAGGGCCGATTGATGGCCCGATTCTCTTTGCAGCCGCTCTACGATGCGGTGCGCGAACGGGCGAAGCCGATCGCGCGGATGACGCTGCAGCGCTTGCTGCTCGATGTGGTGGGGGAGCAGCACGTGCAACTGGGCGCGCGCTGCGAACGCTATGAGCAGGATGAAGACGGCGTAAAGGTGCAACTGGCGGATGGCCGCACGTTGCGAGCCGACCTGTTCGTGGTATCGGACGGCAGCCGTTCGCAATTGCGCAATCAGGTGGCGGGGGAGCCTATTCCAAGACGCTATCGCGGCTATATCAACTGGAACGGCCGGATCCGCATCGCGCCTGAACTCGGTGCGCCCGACGAGTGGACGCAGTATGTGGGTGATCATCAACGCGTGTCGTTGATGCCGATGGGCGGTGGCGAGTTTTATTTTTTCTTCGACGTGCCGGTCGCGGATCCCGCCATGCTCGGCATTCCGTTCGAGCGCGGCGCCGTGAACCCGATGCCGGATCCGGCGACGGCGGCGATCGCACACCTGGCGTCCGGCGACGATCCCGAACGTCATCGCCGCGTGCTATCCCATTATTTCGACGGCTGGCCCGCCCCGGTCCGCTACTTGATCGACAATATGGATCCCTCGCTGATTGCCAGCGTGGCCATTCACGATACGGACCTGGTGCCGACGCTAGCGGACGGTCGTGTCGTCATGATCGGCGATGCGGCGCATGCGATGGCGCCCGATCTGGGGCAGGGGGGGTGCCAGGCGTTGGAGGATGCATGGGTGTTGGCGCGCGCACTCGATGCGGACGCGGCGACGGATATCGCCGCGGCATTGCGTGACTACGAGCAACAGCGCTTGCCCCGCGTGCACAGCATCGTCGAACGGGCGCGCAAGCGTGCGGCAGTGATCCACGGCGATGATCCGGCGCAGACCCAGGCATGGTATGACGCATTACGGATGGAAACCGGCGCCGAGGTGATCGCCGGCTTACAGAAGACCGCGGAAGGCGGCCCGCTGTAA
- a CDS encoding ABC transporter permease, with the protein MTTWHARLPRLEARPTPSRAMRIAAPLLAACVTLLAGYLLFRSAGANASAAMHAFFIDPLANRNGWSELLLKASPLCLIGLGLAFCYRANVWNIGAEGQMLMGGIAASGVAIYGGDTSRMILLPAMMLAGVLSGMAWAAIPAWLRTRFNTSEILVSLMLTYIAPQWMVYLVSGPWRDPEGMNFPLSKMFDANALYPTFANDWHMAFWQGTRLNASVLLTAVAVPVVWAILKYSATGFRLSVGGMAPAAARYAGFSAKRATWTALLVSGGLAGLAGMGEIAGPIQQLQATWSPGYGFTAIIVVFLGRLNPFGIVLGSLLMALLYLGGESVQLSLQLPQAISGVFQGVLLFSLLACDVFVHYRVRWHPSTVRQTAQTHAGS; encoded by the coding sequence ATGACAACGTGGCACGCACGGCTGCCACGACTCGAGGCACGACCGACGCCATCCCGCGCCATGCGCATCGCGGCCCCGCTGTTGGCGGCCTGCGTGACGCTGCTCGCCGGCTATCTGCTGTTTCGCAGCGCGGGCGCCAACGCGAGCGCGGCGATGCATGCCTTCTTCATCGATCCGCTGGCGAATCGCAACGGGTGGTCGGAGCTGTTGTTGAAAGCGTCACCGCTCTGCCTTATCGGACTCGGTTTGGCGTTCTGCTATCGCGCCAACGTCTGGAATATCGGTGCAGAAGGTCAGATGCTGATGGGCGGCATCGCTGCGAGCGGCGTCGCCATCTACGGCGGCGACACCTCGCGGATGATTCTGCTGCCGGCGATGATGCTGGCCGGCGTCTTGAGCGGCATGGCATGGGCGGCGATTCCTGCCTGGCTTCGCACGCGCTTCAATACCAGTGAGATTCTCGTCAGCTTGATGCTGACGTATATCGCGCCGCAATGGATGGTCTATCTGGTGAGCGGTCCGTGGCGCGATCCAGAAGGAATGAACTTCCCGCTGTCGAAAATGTTCGATGCGAATGCGTTGTATCCGACGTTCGCCAATGACTGGCATATGGCTTTCTGGCAAGGCACCCGCCTCAATGCGTCGGTCCTGCTGACGGCGGTCGCGGTTCCCGTGGTGTGGGCCATCCTGAAATATTCGGCGACCGGCTTTCGGCTGTCCGTCGGCGGCATGGCACCGGCGGCGGCCCGCTATGCCGGTTTCTCGGCGAAGCGCGCCACATGGACGGCGCTCCTTGTCAGCGGCGGATTGGCCGGTCTGGCCGGAATGGGTGAAATCGCCGGCCCCATTCAACAACTGCAGGCGACCTGGTCGCCCGGCTATGGCTTCACGGCGATCATCGTCGTCTTTTTGGGACGGCTCAACCCGTTCGGCATCGTACTGGGCAGCTTGCTGATGGCGTTGCTCTATCTCGGCGGGGAATCGGTGCAATTGTCGTTGCAACTGCCACAGGCGATCAGCGGCGTGTTCCAAGGCGTGTTGCTGTTCAGTCTGCTGGCCTGCGATGTCTTTGTGCATTACCGCGTGCGCTGGCACCCTTCCACCGTGCGACAAACCGCACAAACTCACGCCGGGAGCTGA
- a CDS encoding ABC transporter ATP-binding protein, which produces MDKNNASTADWADGGTECGVTARLALRGISKTYPLVRANDAVDLHVLPGEIHAVVGENGAGKSTLMKVVYGAVQPDAGGIFWDGVPVSIASPAAARHLGIGMVFQHFALFETLTVAQNIALALEAPFDLAALSRRIATVSRDYGLDIDPQRHIHALTVGERQRVEIVRCLLQSPRLLIMDEPTSVLAPQAVERLFSVLRRLAAEGCSILYISHKLDEIRTLCDRATVMRGGKVTGVVRPAEHSVASLATLMVGHDIPAYRRTAPGANAALAAASAIDRDTMRPIALQARHLRLHNADPFGAQLQDISLTLHAGEILGIAGISGNGQAELLSALSGEAALGRDAAPDTLTLCGQPITQLGVAARRALGLAYVPEERLGRGAVPAMSLIDNAALTDAPDRGPRMLEDGWFGRLRRGMARAYSLRWIEEFDVRCSGPDALAQSLSGGNLQKFIVARELSRAPRVLLIAQPTWGVDIGAATLIRQRLLDMAAQGTAILLISEELSEIFALADRIAVLANGRLTEPFETSKTTPEQIGQWMTAGGPN; this is translated from the coding sequence ATGGACAAAAATAATGCGTCAACTGCCGATTGGGCGGACGGCGGCACCGAGTGCGGCGTGACGGCACGGCTGGCCCTGCGCGGCATCTCGAAAACCTACCCGCTGGTCCGAGCCAACGATGCAGTGGATCTTCACGTGCTGCCCGGCGAAATTCATGCGGTGGTGGGTGAAAACGGCGCCGGGAAAAGCACGCTGATGAAGGTGGTCTATGGCGCGGTGCAGCCCGATGCGGGCGGCATTTTTTGGGACGGTGTACCGGTCTCGATCGCTTCCCCCGCCGCCGCGCGGCATCTCGGCATCGGCATGGTGTTTCAACACTTCGCCCTTTTCGAGACGTTGACCGTGGCGCAGAACATCGCGCTGGCACTGGAAGCACCGTTCGATCTCGCCGCCCTGTCGCGTCGCATTGCCACGGTGTCCCGGGACTACGGTCTCGATATCGATCCGCAACGCCATATCCACGCCTTGACGGTGGGGGAAAGGCAGCGCGTCGAAATCGTACGTTGTCTGTTGCAGTCGCCGCGGCTGCTCATCATGGACGAGCCCACTTCGGTGCTCGCCCCGCAAGCGGTGGAACGCTTGTTTTCCGTGCTCCGACGCCTTGCGGCCGAGGGTTGCAGCATCCTCTATATCAGTCACAAGCTCGACGAAATCCGCACGCTCTGCGACCGCGCGACGGTGATGCGCGGCGGCAAGGTCACCGGTGTGGTTCGACCGGCCGAGCACAGCGTGGCAAGCCTAGCAACGCTGATGGTCGGCCACGATATTCCGGCCTATCGACGCACGGCACCCGGTGCCAACGCGGCCCTTGCAGCGGCGTCCGCGATCGATCGCGACACGATGCGTCCGATCGCGCTGCAGGCGCGCCATCTGCGACTTCACAACGCGGATCCGTTCGGCGCACAGCTGCAGGACATCTCGTTGACACTGCATGCCGGTGAAATTCTCGGCATCGCCGGTATTTCAGGAAATGGCCAAGCCGAACTGTTGTCCGCACTGTCCGGCGAAGCGGCGCTCGGTCGCGACGCCGCCCCCGACACATTGACCCTATGCGGCCAGCCGATCACGCAGCTTGGCGTCGCTGCGCGCCGCGCGCTCGGACTCGCTTACGTGCCCGAGGAACGCTTGGGACGGGGCGCGGTACCCGCGATGTCGTTGATCGACAATGCCGCGCTGACCGACGCCCCCGACCGCGGGCCGCGAATGCTCGAGGATGGCTGGTTCGGCCGGCTTCGCCGTGGCATGGCACGCGCCTATTCACTGCGATGGATCGAGGAATTCGACGTTCGCTGCAGCGGCCCGGATGCACTCGCGCAGAGTTTATCCGGGGGCAATCTGCAGAAGTTCATCGTCGCGCGCGAGTTGTCGCGCGCGCCACGCGTCCTGCTGATCGCACAACCGACCTGGGGCGTCGATATCGGCGCCGCCACCTTGATCCGCCAGCGCCTGCTGGACATGGCGGCGCAAGGCACCGCCATCCTGTTGATATCGGAAGAGCTGTCGGAAATCTTTGCGCTCGCCGATCGCATCGCGGTGCTCGCCAACGGCCGCTTGACCGAACCTTTTGAGACAAGCAAGACGACACCGGAGCAAATCGGCCAATGGATGACCGCGGGCGGCCCGAATTGA
- a CDS encoding LysR substrate-binding domain-containing protein yields MSQQREAIDTYLLRVLHTLLNERSVTRTAIKLNQSQPAISAALRRLRDITGDPLLVRGKAGMVPTDHGLWLVEPVRNALQEIDRICHHQPVFDPTTSTRCFRVACPDYLNTMFMPMIVERFRRAAPHAVLEMHSLGPAYDHQQALENGQLDVIIGNWTEPPEQMHLSNLMTDEIVCLLSAAHPYAKTGALTLDQYLKAPHVVPTPYSVGKRGAIDTFLGQERLKRNVAVTLPYFNLVPYALVNSDLIFTTTRLFADHYAKQLPLVVLAAPLAFPPMHYYQLWHERVHHSNEVRWLRGLINDVVQTLREHYGAAETGHSPMALSTAQH; encoded by the coding sequence ATGAGTCAGCAACGAGAAGCGATCGACACCTATCTGCTGCGCGTCCTGCACACGCTGCTGAACGAACGCAGCGTCACGCGTACGGCGATCAAGTTGAATCAATCGCAGCCGGCGATCAGCGCGGCCTTGCGTCGTTTGCGTGACATCACCGGCGACCCCTTGCTGGTGCGCGGCAAGGCCGGCATGGTTCCGACCGATCACGGCCTGTGGCTGGTCGAGCCGGTGCGCAATGCCTTGCAGGAGATCGATCGCATCTGTCACCACCAACCGGTGTTCGATCCGACGACGTCCACGCGCTGTTTCCGCGTGGCCTGTCCCGACTACCTGAATACGATGTTCATGCCGATGATCGTCGAGCGCTTTCGGCGCGCGGCGCCGCATGCGGTTCTCGAAATGCATTCCTTGGGGCCGGCCTACGATCATCAGCAGGCGTTGGAGAACGGGCAACTCGACGTGATCATCGGCAACTGGACCGAGCCGCCGGAGCAGATGCATTTGTCCAATCTGATGACCGATGAAATCGTCTGCCTGCTGAGCGCCGCGCACCCCTATGCGAAGACCGGCGCGCTGACTTTGGACCAATACCTGAAGGCGCCGCACGTGGTGCCTACGCCGTACTCCGTGGGCAAGCGCGGTGCGATCGATACCTTCCTCGGGCAGGAGCGCCTGAAGCGCAATGTCGCGGTAACCCTGCCGTATTTCAATCTGGTGCCCTATGCGCTGGTGAACTCGGACCTGATCTTCACGACCACTCGTCTGTTCGCCGATCACTACGCCAAGCAGTTGCCGCTCGTCGTCCTCGCGGCGCCGCTCGCGTTTCCGCCGATGCATTACTATCAGTTGTGGCATGAGCGCGTGCATCATTCGAATGAGGTGCGTTGGTTGCGTGGGTTGATCAATGACGTCGTGCAAACCTTGCGGGAGCATTACGGCGCTGCTGAAACAGGGCATTCGCCGATGGCGTTGAGCACTGCGCAACATTGA
- a CDS encoding aromatic ring-hydroxylating dioxygenase subunit alpha: MNDVLAQLIPPIRNTFVPEDWAILAQHWYPIAVAADIGDAPVATMLLDEPLVIYRCKNGIVVGRDVCPHRGVPLSMGKRDGDTIACAYHGLKFGANGRCVHIPASPTATIAPKLQLITYPAVERYGLIWTCLAQRGLDPAAVEADIPDMPHWNDAGFQQINCPAFDVAGFAGRQMEGFLDVAHFGWIHTGTFGDPENTEVPAYTPVPSDKGFIADYRSHVGNYPVGVDKPIPEGYEWLRHFEVHLPFTATLTVHFPDDGRLVIMNAASPVSARKTRLFAPIARNFDLDLPVSAVHEFNRRVFEEDRWIVEAQRPEWLPLDPSFEAHIPADRSSIAYRKGLRGMGLSTFFTA, translated from the coding sequence ATGAACGACGTCCTCGCGCAACTCATTCCGCCGATCCGCAATACCTTCGTTCCGGAAGACTGGGCCATCCTCGCGCAGCACTGGTATCCCATCGCCGTTGCCGCCGATATCGGCGACGCGCCCGTGGCAACGATGTTGCTCGATGAGCCCCTCGTCATCTACCGCTGCAAGAATGGCATCGTGGTCGGCCGCGACGTCTGCCCGCATCGCGGCGTACCGCTAAGCATGGGCAAACGCGACGGCGATACGATCGCCTGCGCCTATCACGGCTTGAAATTCGGCGCCAACGGCCGTTGCGTTCACATTCCGGCCAGCCCCACTGCAACCATTGCGCCCAAGCTGCAATTGATCACCTATCCCGCGGTCGAACGCTATGGCCTGATCTGGACCTGCCTGGCACAGCGCGGCCTCGATCCGGCCGCGGTGGAAGCGGATATTCCGGACATGCCGCATTGGAACGATGCCGGGTTTCAGCAGATCAATTGCCCCGCATTCGACGTCGCCGGTTTTGCCGGACGCCAGATGGAAGGCTTTCTCGATGTGGCCCATTTCGGCTGGATCCATACCGGCACGTTCGGCGATCCCGAAAACACCGAAGTGCCGGCCTATACCCCGGTGCCCAGCGACAAGGGTTTCATCGCCGACTATCGCAGTCATGTCGGCAACTATCCGGTAGGGGTCGACAAGCCGATTCCGGAGGGCTATGAATGGCTCAGGCATTTCGAGGTGCATCTGCCGTTTACGGCAACCTTGACAGTGCACTTTCCCGATGACGGCCGACTGGTCATCATGAACGCGGCGTCTCCGGTATCGGCACGCAAGACACGGCTGTTCGCGCCGATCGCGCGGAATTTCGATCTGGATCTGCCCGTCTCGGCCGTGCATGAATTCAATCGCCGCGTCTTCGAGGAAGATCGCTGGATCGTCGAGGCGCAACGTCCGGAGTGGTTGCCGCTCGATCCGTCGTTCGAAGCGCATATTCCGGCGGATCGCAGTTCCATCGCCTATCGAAAGGGACTGCGCGGCATGGGGCTGAGTACGTTTTTCACGGCGTAA
- a CDS encoding DUF1810 domain-containing protein encodes MTGNYSNPSQDDNRREGAGGIERPSGPQGPVSNDALTHGEHVQQASLAAQYEPDPYDLQRFLDAQSRDFDVARDELKAGRKQSHWIWYMFPQAAGLGHSAMAQHYSIVSIDEARAYLDHPILGPRLVELTSIVNGLAGTDANAIFGSPDDMKFRSSMTLFLLASEGRGSEGYAAAFRRALERYQGGLLDNATMRLLRL; translated from the coding sequence ATGACCGGCAACTATAGCAATCCGTCGCAAGACGACAATCGCCGCGAGGGCGCGGGAGGCATCGAACGTCCAAGCGGACCGCAAGGACCGGTTTCGAATGATGCGCTGACCCACGGCGAGCACGTGCAGCAAGCGTCGCTTGCCGCACAATACGAACCCGATCCCTATGATTTGCAAAGATTTCTCGACGCACAGTCGCGAGATTTCGACGTCGCACGCGATGAATTAAAAGCGGGTCGGAAGCAGAGCCATTGGATTTGGTACATGTTTCCGCAGGCGGCGGGGCTGGGACACAGTGCGATGGCGCAGCATTACTCGATCGTGTCGATCGACGAAGCGCGCGCGTATCTGGACCATCCGATCCTCGGCCCACGCCTGGTCGAGCTGACCAGCATCGTCAACGGGCTTGCCGGGACCGATGCGAACGCGATTTTCGGCAGCCCCGACGATATGAAATTCCGCTCGTCGATGACGTTATTTCTACTGGCATCCGAAGGACGCGGTAGCGAAGGATACGCCGCCGCTTTCCGCCGTGCGCTCGAACGCTACCAGGGCGGCCTGCTTGACAACGCGACGATGCGCCTGCTTCGCTTGTAG